Within the Candidatus Babeliaceae bacterium genome, the region AATGCGCGAGTTTATTTACTTTTCCCGCGCCAAGTAAAAGTAACAGATCACCTTCATGCATCACCGCATCTACATTGTTTTTAATAGAGACAAACGCGTCTTCTAATGGTTCATATGAGACGGTGCACGTTGGATTGCATGATCGTAGTTCTTCTACCAAGCGTTGACTGGTTATCGTATCTATAGGAGATTCGCTCGCGGCGTAAATATCGGTAATAATTAAATGATCGATAGAGCTTGTAGCGAATACCTGCAAAAAGTCTTTCCATAAAGCCTGTGTACGCGTGTAACGATGTGGCTGAAAAACAACAATTAATTTATTATGTGCTTTTTTGCGGGCGACCAGCAGCGTATTATAAATTTCGGTCGGATGATGCCCATAGTCATCAAAAATTTCCGCGCCGTGATACGATGTTCCCTTGTGACTAAAACGTCTCTCTATGCCCTTAAAATTGGCCAATGCATGCGCAATTTCATTAAACGGTATTCCAATATCACGCGTTATTGCAAGAGCGGCAAGCGCATTAAGAATATTGTGTTTGCCAGGCATGGCGAGCGTAATAGTACCCAATGCTTGGTTGTTGTTTTTTAACCATACAGAAAACGTAGAATAATCTTTTTCTAACACTATATCTGTGGCATATATATCGGCAGCGGGGTTAAGGCCGTAGCTGACGGTTTTTATGTGGGGTAGGGGTAGAATTTTTTGTAAATTACTGTCGTCGTAACAGACAATGGCTTTGCCATAGAATGGGATATTACTCAAAAAGTGTAAAAAGGCTTTTTGTATATCAGCTAAATCTGTATATACATCAAGATGTTCTAAATCTATGTTGGTGACGACTGCCAGCGTTGGATACAAATGTAAAAAAGATTTATCGCTTTCATCAGCCTCTGCAACCAAAAAGTCACCTTTACCAAAACGCGCATTGGTAGAAATATTTTTTAAGTGCCCGCCGATAATGACTGTTGGATCTTTGTGCGCTTCGATAAGAATATGAGAAATTAATGACGTGGTGGTGGTTTTTCCATGTGCTCCGGCTATGGCGATACTGTACTTGGTGCGCATAAGCTCTGCCAGCATGAGCGCACGCGAAATGGTAGGTATTCCCCGCTGCTGTGCAGCTACAATTTCTGGGTCGTGTGGTTTTATAGCGGATGAGTAGACAAGAATATTAATCGAGGCATCATGGCAATGTGCCGTATTATTCCCTTTATAAATCTGGCACCCCAACGCACGCAAATTTTCGATACTTTTTTGCTCCAAATCTAGATCACATCCGGAGATTGTATAACCTTGATAATGCAGAATGGTCGCAATGCCGCTCATGCCGATACCACCAATGCCTATAAAATGAATATGCGCTTTTTTATTGTACATGTGAAAAACCTTTTATTGTTACGCGTATTCTTGATAGTGTACCCAAAAAATAAATATCGCCTAATAATTTCTTACTAGGCGACCAACTGTACTATTAAATTGGTCGCGCAATTCTATTTTTTCATATTTTACGGTAATTCAATTCTGTCCAAAGCATCCGCGAACGCTTCTTGAGGCTCCATCGTTACTGTAGTATTATTTTGTTCCTGCTTACCGAATAATTTCTCACACTCAGCAAATTTCTGAGGATCGATCTTCGCAACTTTATTCTTCTTTTTATATGCTAACATTTTAGTATAAAGAGCATGCTTCTCAATTAAATCATTATAACCGTCGCTGTTAAGTAACTTTTCATAATCTCTTTGCACTCGCTCACTAGCTTTATATTCTGTATGAATTGGCAGTGTTTTTATATCAACAAACGTACCATCATATCTAATAAAATCTTGTCGCGGTCTTACATCAAGAGACGTCTCAGGAACAACAGACAAGAACACTTGTTCTTCTGGAGAAAACACCTTATCAATTATATTAAGATTAAAGTGTGAATTTTGTGAATAATGAACAGGATATACTCTCTCTAATGCATCTACTATTTTTCCCATGTGTTCTACAGAATTTATTAATTCACTATGACCTGGGTGCTGCTCATTTATAGTTATATTAAGACATGCAACAATTTGACCTGCAGCAGTCGGCTTAAGTTTCTTTTTCTTTGTGACAGAGGAAATTGAAGATAAGGCAATATCTGTAGCTTTTAATGTTGCTCCTATTGCGATAAACTTCATCCCTCTAGCTCCACCATCTATAATATTGCGAAAAAGATCTTGCGCAAAATATGGCCTTAAGTCTGGTGATAAGTTTGACGCTGCTAGTAATCCATAAGCTAAACCGCCTGTCGCTAATCCTACTGTAATTTTAGCACCAGTTATCGTTTTATTGGAAAGAGTACTCAATTCTCCCTTGAATTTTTTAGCGCTAAATTGCGCTCCGTTTACTACAAGATCGCCCTTAGAATGAACATAAACAACTTTCTTAGCCCCTATGGGCTTAAATTGATCTTGTATGCTTCTTACCGGATATCCCAAAAATATCACCATTTCTGCAGTAATTTTTTGTAGCGCATGAGAAACACTAGTACATCCGTGACTGTGAGCTATAATATATATTTTCGCTCCTCTATATCTAGGAACACCCTTAATATATGCAGCTAAAGCTTTTCCAGCAGTCATTCTGGCTTCATCACTATTAAAACCGGACCAAGAAAATGGTAATAATTCTAACGGGGTTCCATTGGCATTTGCGAGAAACTCGGCAAATCGTTTTATGTGCTCAAAATTATTCGTGAATACAGGACCACTTTTAAACTTTGATCGCGGTTTCGCTTCAGCCTCTTTCTTTTCCTGTTCTGTATATTTTCTAAAAGCATCAGTTTGGCGCCCCCAGGTACCATGAACAATAGGAAGTAAAATAAGCTCATCAGGGTTGGTACACCCTGGCGGGATAAACAATTCAGCTGGTCCTACTTTGATTTCATCTTCCTGCTTAACCCTAGGTTTTTCTATGCCAAAATGTGAATTAGGAGCTGCATAATCAACTTTAATCTCTTTAATATCTAACCCTATACTTTTAGGATCTGTTACTTCCTGCTTTTTCCATGGTCCATGATCATTTGAATTATTATTTGAATTAGTTATACCCTCTTCCATGCTTTTAATATTATTTGAAATCATTAAAACTGTAAAAAGAGCGCTCTTTATTAGAAAATCCACGTTAATATCCATTATTATGTTAATTGTTATTTTAATTTTTCATCTATCGCATCATCAATGCTGCATCTATCTTTATAATCATCAGCAGCTAGACCTTGAACTTTAAACCAGGACCATGTAGCCACAGAACCTGTAGCCACTAAAATTGTAGGAGTAAAGGCCTTTGCTAAATTTATATCATCCATAAAAGTCGATGCAATTCCAACTCCTATAGCATTTGTAACCGCTGTAACTGTAGTTGCAATACTGCATCCAACAAGTATCCAAAATATGTCTTGACTCAATTCACCTTGACATGGATATATTTTTCCAGCCCAAGAAGGTTCGGTTTTAGCCCATACATCCCTAAGTCTTTTCCGTTCATTTGCATCAAATTTATCAACAATCTCTTTTTGATTGGTAATAATATCTGTAACAAGGGTTGCGTTAGTTGCTTTGAGGGCGCCTTCTAGCTGGCTTAATATAACAAGTTTATCAGTTGTAGCTGGCTTGTTATGCTTTTGTCGAGAAAATGCTTGACCAGTATAAATAGGCATGCTTGAAATAAGACAAAGGCAGAAGATTATACTGTTTTTTTGTGAAAACATAAGTTGTCCTTTGGAAATTTAAAATTTAATACTTTGAAAGTATATATTAGAAGCGCTTGTTTGAAAAGTGAAATATATCGACGTATTTTTAATTATAAGTGCAGGTTGAAATGTTGGTGTGGGTGATAGTTTGGTGAAAAGTGCGTTGACAAAAATGTGTGAAAGAGGGATAATAAGAAGATATTCTATTACTTTTCTACTTGGTCATGATCATGTCAAAAAACAACGGTACGTTAACAGCTTTGCGGGCGAAGACTTTAATAGTTGGAATACATTCTCCCAATAACTATACGAGCAATATTCAGTCTTACTTTGAAGAATTTAAAAATTTGGTCAGTTCCAATGGGATTGTTCCTGAGGCGGAGCTTTTTATCAAGCTCAGGTCTATTGACCCTGCCCATTTTGTTACCAAAGGTAAGCTAGAAGAAATCCAAAAAATATGTACCGAAAAGAAAATTGAAGAAGTCGTTTTTTCTGAACCGCTGTCTGCTCAACAAGAACGTAATTTGAGTGAAGTTCTTCAAGCGCGTGTTTTTGACCGCACCCAATTGATTTTAGAAATTTTTGAAAAAGGCGCGCAGTCGGCCGAAGGTAAAACTCAGGTTGGTTTGGCGATGCTCCAGCACCAAAAAGCTCGGTTAGCCGGTCGTGGTATTTCTATGTCTCAACAGGCGGGAAGTATCGGTACGCGCGGTCCTGGTGAAACGCAAAAAGAGAAAGAAACGCAGCATCTTGAACACTTGATGGTCAAGTTACGCCGCGACCTTGATAAATTGGCTGCTGTCCGCATGACACAACGCAAAAAAAGACTTTCAAGTTCATTGCCGCTCATATGTTTGATCGGGTACACCAATGCTGGCAAATCAACCATTCTTAATGCATTAACGCATGCTCAGGTAAGTGCTGCAAACAGATTGTTTGAAACACTTGATACAACAACGCGTGAGTTATTTGTTGGCGGTAAAAAAATTGCGCTTCTTTCTGACACGGTTGGCTTTATACAACAATTACCCCACACCTTGATAGAAGCATTTAAATCGACCCTCTCTGAATTAACATATGCACATCTTTTGTTATTAGTTATTGATAGCGCTGATGCTGATTGGGAATTGCATATTAAAGTAGTGTATTCGGTGCTTTCTGAATTGAATGTTGATAAGCCGGTCGTATATGTTTTTAATAAAATTGATATGGTTGCGGATCGCGAAGCTTTTGAGCGCGCGGTGCAAAAATACAATCCCCATGTACTGATATCTGCCAACAGCGAGCAGGGTATCGAACCGCTTGTTACGTTCCTCCAAAATTGGAAATTTTCCGCATAAACTCTTGCCTTTTTTCTACGTTATTTTTTACATTCACGATATCTTGTCAGTATCGTTTTTGTGAAGGAGTGCGGATATGAAGTCGTTTAACTATTGTCGCTTTATAACTATATGTGCGGTAATATGCTCATTTGGCATTGGTGCTGTTGAGCATGCATCAAAATTATCGAGTTATTCTCCAGAAGATTTGTATATGCTGGGTAAAAATAAGCGCATGCAGGGTGATTATAAAAGAGCGTTGCCCTATTTTAGAGCTGCGTTTGCCCGAGATCCTCAACATAGACAGGCTCACATAGAGCTTGCAACATCATATCTAGCGTGCGAAAATTTTGTGCGCGGTTTTGATTTATTACATTCTTATGTTTCTTCTTCTTTGCCGGCAGATAAGTTGTGGCGCGGTGAAAACTTAGATGGAAAAAGTATTGCGGTATACGCATCGCATTGGGGTATTGGCGATGATATTATGTTTTCCCGTTACTTACGTTGTTTAAAAGAAGCGGGTGCTCATGTTACTCTTGTCGTGCCTGAAAAATTACAAAGACTTTTTACGTTCAATCTTCATGTTGATAGTATACATGTTGAAAATTTAACGGTTTCTATTCAAGCCGATGAAATTTATTTTGATGGAACAAGCTTATTGTGCCGCAATGCCGTTGATGGGTTTGATTATCATGCGCATATTATGAGCTTGCCAAAATTATGCAAAGTTCGTAAGGCTAATGTCCCGAGTGAGCCATATTTTGCTGTAGATAAAAAATTGTATGAAAAATACAAAAATATTTGTGCACAGGATAATAATTTTAAAGTTGGTATTTGTTGGTATGGCGCAGAGCGGCGTGATGCGCAATTGCAACAGCGCTCTATGAATTTACATGATTTGGCGCCATTATTATCGCAACCGGGCATTACTTTTTATAGCCTGCAGTATGGTAAAGCGCATGCAGCATCAAACATAATTGCCTTTGATGATTTTGATATGTCAGAAGGAGCATTTATGGATTCTATTGCTCTTATGAAAAATTTGGATCTTGTTATTACGATTGATACGTCAGTGGCGCATCTTGCAGGAGCTTTGGGCGTTGAAACATGGGTTATGCTTCCGCGTGCTGCTGACTGGCGATACGCTGCGCATGATTCTGAGTGTTTATGGTACCCAACAATGCGTTTATTTAAACAGCCGGTTGCTGGTGATTGGCAATCTGTTGTGAATGCTATAGTCGACTTGTTGCATAATAAGCAAAAGAGAAGTTTATAAGTTCGCTCACCCTGCTAAAAAGCCTGTATTTATTTGGGGAGAAAATACATGATTAAAAAAATAGTAATTATTATAATTGGCGCTGCATCAATATGCAGCGCCGAAGAACAGTATCAAGATATTTTAGTTAATAATGTTGTGGTGAGTCAGGGCGCTCGTGAATGCGCTTCGCGTTATGAAGCGCTTAAGCCACTTTTTAAAAAATATAAAAGACCATTTACTGTCCTTGATATAGGCGCATCTCAGGGGTATTTTACGTTGCGAACCGCATGGGATTTTCCTCAGGCTGTAGGGATTATGATTGAGGGTAACTATTCGTCAGATTGGCATACTTCCCAAAACTTGTTGAAAATTTGTAAAAAAAACACAGAGCTTTCTAATATTATTTTTCTAAATACCCATCTCACGGTAGAAGCTCTTGAACGACTGGCAGATTGCGAGCATTTTGATGTAGTTCTTGCATTTAATATTATTCACCATTTTGGCAAAGAGTGGGAGCGCGCTGCGCAGGCTATATTTAGGTTGGGTGATTTTACTATTGTAGAATCTCCACCATCGCATGATAAAGTGTTTGCTCAAAATCATGAAGTAAAAGCGTTAGAAGAATTTCTCGAAGATAAAAATGGCGTTGTTATCGCAAAAACCCCTCGACATACCGACCCTTCTGCGTTAGCTCTTATGAGGCTATATACAACACCTAAGAAAGAAATAAATTATAAGCACTGGTTTTATGGAGATTCTTCTGCAGTAGGTAAAATACATTATAATATTGAGAGCACGTTTGAAGAAAAAAAATTTATTAAAAAAAATGCTGAACATCGTATTGAGCGACCATGGGTTCCTGGCATTAATTTTATTACGTTTAAAACGCTCAATGGGTTATGGCCTGATAAAGAAGCTGTTGTTTCAGAATTACTAACATTTAAAAATTTAGAGCATGGCGATCTTTTGCCATGGAATGTTATTATTCGCGGTAGGCGTCTTACGGCAATAGATGATGATGAAGGTTATTTTTATAATCCATCAAAGTGCCTGTTGCAGACTATAGGCTTTTCTTTATTGTCCGCGTTTGAGGATGTGAAAAATTATATATTATATGAGTTGTATCCTCAGGTTGGCGCTATTATTCAATCGAGCTCTCAAGTAAGATCTATATTGACTCCAGTTTCTTATGGCGAGCTCATCGATAAAATTACGATTTTGGAAATTAAAAAATCAAAAACAACTGATGTTAAAAAATTAAAAAATATTGAAACAGAGCTCGCAGCGTTACTTAAAGTGCTGAATGAGCACATACAAATAACGCCAGAGGTGCAAGTAGTTATTAATGAGTTGCGATCGGTGAATTATATTTTGTGGGATGTTGAAGATCAGTTGCGTGAACGAGAAAAAATGCAGCTTTTTGATGATGAGTTTGTTCAACTTGCACGCAAAGTATATTTTACTAATGATTATAGAGCGGTGCTTAAAAGAAAATTAAATGATGTATTGGGCTCTGATATTATCGAAGAAAAAATTTATGCAGAATACGTAAAATTAATTCTTGATGAGTTTAAAAACCCAGCTTCGTGTCTTAACGCTTCGTCATGTAAAAATACCATATGCTCTGTTTTGGGTTGTGTGTTGCAGGAACAGTCTACGCACGATGTGTAAAAAGCTTTTCTTGAAATTATTAATCGATTTTGGCATAGTACATTGCGTCAAACTATAATCATCAAAAAAAGAGGTACTTATGCAATTGTTATATATACTCCTACTCTGCGTGAGCGGTGTGTTACATTCGATGGAATCAGTGTTGGATGATGTAGCGCCCGTCGCTCTTGAAGGAGCTTATTATCATTCAGATTTGCAAAATAAATTTGAAACTCACAGCTCATATTTTCTTGAACATGCAGGATTTTTGTCGAAAGAGATTCGAGACGATTTGCAAAAAATAGATCCTAAGGCTTTACAGATGTATCGGCCTATTATGTACTTGCAGGGGATGCGTAATCAAAATTCTAATGAATACAAAAAGGGAGATAATTTTCTTCAGACGACTATAAAAGAATCTGTTGAATATAAGGGAGAATCTTTAAAAGGTGAAATAACTCAAATAGATGCTTTTTTGGAGAATGCAAAAAAATTGAGTATTACGTTTAGAGTGTTGCAAGATCGTGGAACTGAAGAAGAGAGAAAGTGCATGCTTGATTTAGAGGCCGACGCGAAGGGAACATGTTTGGCCATTAATAAATTTAGTAAAGAAATTTTTGTTGGTTGTGAAGATGGCAACATACATATTTATAAGTGTGCAAATCGTCTCTTTACGTATGCGACTAAGTTGACCAAGCAGCATCAAAAAGCTCTTGTGGCTCTTAAAGTCCATTTTGGAGATGCGGGACTCATTTCTAAATCACAAGATAGCGAGATATACATTTGGAACCTTCTAAATTTAACTCCCTATCTTAAAATAGGCAAAACTGCTCACGGTAAAGATTATCTATTTGAGCGTGCAATTGTTCAGTCGCATGTATTCAAGAGTAACGTTAGTTCATTTCTTGATGCTGACGCGATATATACTATCCCTCTTTCTTGGTTGCGTGGCAACCCGGGTCTTAATCTTTCTCAACACTGTTATGCGTATCATGTAGAAAAGCTCGCTCAGTTAAAAAAGCCATGCACAACCGGTTTGGCTGGGCATATAGAGCAGGAAAATAATGCGAATAATAATATGCTGAATTCGCTGTATAACATGCCTATCATGCATACCTTTGAGCCTGAAGTAACTGCAGCATTTAAGAAGCATATCGAATTGCGGGCGGCGGAGTTGGGTTGCAAAGTTCAGGACACTACTTTTGCAAAACCCTAATTTTATTTGATCAAGCGGATAAGCTTGTATAGACTAAAGTGCATGTATCAGTTTTTTTTTACGTGCACTTTAGTTAGTTTTTTATGATAGAATCTTACAAAAATAAATTTAATATATTTTTTTCCGACAGCCTTAATAATGAACAACAGCAGGTTGTATCACAGGCCTCAGGTGTGTTGCTTGTGCACGCAGGTGCGGGCTCTGGCAAGACTCGTGTTATCACCGCGCGCATGACGCATCTTATTCTTAATGATGGTTATGATCCTGCTTCTATTATTGCCGTTACGTTTACTAATAAAGCGGCGCGAGAAATGAAAGAACGGATCGTTTCTTTTTTGCCGCATGGGAGTGCGATTCCATTTGTAGGTACGTTTCACTCGTACTGCTTACGATTATTAAAAAGTTATAATCGTTTTTTGTCGGTCCCCGATTTTTCTATTTTGGATCATGCTGATCAAGAAAAATTAATAAAAAATTTATTAACACGTTACGGCGTGCATAAAAAATTAACGCCAAAAAATGTCTTGTATGCCATATCGCAGTTAAAGAATGAAGCAGTAACTGGTGTTGTTATGCCACTTTTTGCTGACCCACTCATGAAACAGATTTTTATGGCATATGAACAAGAAAAGGCGCATTCGCACTGTTATGATTTTGACGATCTTCTTGTGGAAACAGTAAAGCTTTTTAAGACTCATCCAGATTTTAAACGTTCTTATCAACAATCTATTAAGCATGTACTTATCGATGAGTACCAAGATACTAATCAGGTACAGCACGCATTACTTAAAGAAATTGCGTTTGATCATGATAAAAAATTTGTCTTAGATTCTTTATGCGTTGTGGGCGATGAAGATCAATCGATTTATTCTTGGCGCGGAGCGACAGTCGCTAATATTATTAATTTTAAGCACGATTTTCCTCAAGCCATATCTGTAGCAATAGAACAGAATTATCGTTCAGTTCAGCCAATTTTGGATGCCGCAAACGTTGTAATTCATAATAATATGCAGCGAAAAAATAAAAAATTATGGTCCCATAAAAAAGCTCATGATCGAGTCAGGGTGTTGGCGTGTACATCGGGCTATCAAGAAGCAGAGGCTGCAGCTTTGTGTGCAAAGAGTATGCGAGCAAAAAAAATATCATTACAATCTCTGGCAATATTATATCGGTCCCATTACCAATCTCGTGCATTAGAAGAAGCGCTTATTCGCAATAGTATTCCCTATAAAATTATTGGCGGTATTCAGTTTTATGAGCGGCAAGAAATTAAAGATTTATTAGCATATATGCGTCTTGTGGTAAATCCATACGATCGCGTATCCTTGATGCGCATTATTAATGTACCGGCACGTGGGTTTGGTGAGAAATTTCAGGAGCTTTTGTTTAGTTGTTGGGATAACGAGCCATTTTTATCATTTCAGGGCGTTATTCAAAGAATGATTGAGCAACAACTTGTTACCGGTGCAAGGCTTGATGCGCTTAAAAAGTTTTCAGAAATTTTTGTAGGGCTTTCTGGCGCAGATGCTGCAACGATGGTATTGGAACGTATTATTAATAAAATAGACTATTTTTCTTATCTTAAAGATGCGCATGATCCTGAGGATGCGACTACAAAAACGGATAACGTTAAAGAATTGGTTAATGCCATTCAAGCAATGGAAGAGCGTACGCCTTCATTATCATTGAATGACTTTTTGGATGAAGTTGCTTTATTGCAAGAGCATATGGCGCAAGAAGATGTTCATGAATATGTTCGTCTGATGACGTTGCATGGGGCAAAGGGGCTTGAATTTAATACGGTTATTTTGGCGGGGCTGGAAGAGGGTATTTTGCCGAGCAGCCATTCGTTAATGAGCCCAGAGGGAATAGAAGAAGAGCGTAGATTGTTATACGTTGGCATCACGCGTGCTTGTGAGCGATTATTGATTACTCATGCGCGATATCGTTATACGTATGGATCAATGACTGATCAACGACCCTCGCGTTTCTTGGAAGAAGTAGAAGCTTCGGATTGTAAATTTAATGAGGCGTTGCAGTGGGGCTCATCTCAAATTTCTTATTATTTTGATCAGTGGTTAGCTCAAGATAATAATCGACATGATGTTGGCGTTGCATCAGTTGTTGTTGAAAGTAAAATTCCATCAAGCAATGTACAGCATGTAAGGCCTGCATGGCGTGCGGCTCAAGTGGTTAATCATGCTACGTTTGGGATAGGCGTTATTCAAAAGATTGAGCAGAAGACAGAAGGAACGGTGTTTTTGACGGTTAAATTTAGTAACGGTACAAAAAAACTTGACGCTCGTTTTGTAACAAGTGCCGGTCGTTAAAAAACGTTTTTTTGATGATCCCTCGATACTAATTTCTTCGAAATTCACTCGGAATGAGCGTGCGACGCATTTCGCTCGTGGTGAGTGCCGCCCGTAGGGAGGTGTATCGAACCATGCGAATGCGTAATTTTAATCAGCTGTTTGCATATCAAGTATTGCTTCGCTTACCACGCCAGTTATGACTGACGTTTTGACATCAATAGGTGCGGCGAGTGGTTTGTTTTCAAATAATAACATATTTTTGTCATTGATCATGGCTGGAATATCGGTGTCATGGTTGAGTATGATATCTTTGCCGATAATTTTATTATTACTGAGCTTGACGCCATCGCCAGGGACTATAAAATAACCATATTTTGTATTCAGAATTTGATAGTATTGATCTTGGATAGTAAAATTATCGTGTAAGTAGGGGCCTTGCCATTTTTTAGGGAACATGACAACCATTGGTCCGACTTCTGATCCTTCAAAAGCTCGCGTATTCAAAAAATCTATATAATTTTTTTCATGTTTAAATTTAGTAATATGGCATGTGTCATTAATGCGTTTAAAAATACTAGCAAGTTCATGAACTTGCTGCGCAATCAGTTGATCATTAATGGTCTTTTTTGTTGTAAAAAGTTGATATAGCGTAAAAATAAAAAGCCCGCATAAGACAGCAGCGCTTATGGCAGGGAATATATAAGAGTTTTTATTGCGACGACGTGTATAGTGAGTCATAATTAGCCCTATCTAAAAATAAGATTATGTATAAAAACTACTATAGCGTGTGTGATAAAGCAAATAAAAAGCTATCGATACATAGTATCGCGCTAGTAGTTTGCAAATAACGCGAGACTAACCACATTGCTCCTCTTTTTTGTTGCCAAAGCATCCATGAATGGCTTATATGGGCACAGACGATACGTTAGGTCATCTATGATTTTTTCGATTATTTTTTCTTGTTCTGCTTGAGGTGCTTTGTTAAAGAGTACTTGGATGGTATGACGATCTTCTTGAGCTTCTGTATCATTTTTCGCTTGTTCAAGATGATATAAAAATTGTGAATAGCAGGTGCATGCTTGATTAGCGTTGGGATAGTTTTGAATGTTTTTTATCTTATGTTCTAATTTTTCTTGTAACGCTTTAAAAAACGCATCGGCATTGTCATCAATACTAATAAGTGCGTTGCTTATAAAAAAACATGACGCGAGTAAAAATAATTTCTTATTCATAAATTCCTGCAATAAAAAGGGGCGGCGCAGGCCGCCCCAAAACTGTTAAATTATTTTAGGCTATTTTGGATAGCTTTTCTAGCAATGCAGCTTTATCGATAGATTTTTTTCCGGCGACCTCAGCGAATTTATTAAGAGCTGTAAATGCATCTCCTTCAGCAAGCGCTTCTCTAGCAGCTTGAGAAGTACATAAAGTTGCAATTTCTGTTATGGCCTTTTCAATCTCTATTTCTCGTTCTGCCTCAGTTTTATCATTGAGTACAAAATCTGTTTGTACAGTATGACTAATTGCTTGAAGTTCTTGGTCATTGTGAAAGTTTTTCAAATGGCGCAAATAGTTGGCGCAGCAGCCGCATGTTTCGGCGTCGTTTGAAAGTTCTTGCATTTTGCTTTCCATTTTTTCTGTCATCGCTTGAACAAAAGCATTGGCGTTGTCGTCAGCATTAAT harbors:
- a CDS encoding UvrD-helicase domain-containing protein — translated: MIESYKNKFNIFFSDSLNNEQQQVVSQASGVLLVHAGAGSGKTRVITARMTHLILNDGYDPASIIAVTFTNKAAREMKERIVSFLPHGSAIPFVGTFHSYCLRLLKSYNRFLSVPDFSILDHADQEKLIKNLLTRYGVHKKLTPKNVLYAISQLKNEAVTGVVMPLFADPLMKQIFMAYEQEKAHSHCYDFDDLLVETVKLFKTHPDFKRSYQQSIKHVLIDEYQDTNQVQHALLKEIAFDHDKKFVLDSLCVVGDEDQSIYSWRGATVANIINFKHDFPQAISVAIEQNYRSVQPILDAANVVIHNNMQRKNKKLWSHKKAHDRVRVLACTSGYQEAEAAALCAKSMRAKKISLQSLAILYRSHYQSRALEEALIRNSIPYKIIGGIQFYERQEIKDLLAYMRLVVNPYDRVSLMRIINVPARGFGEKFQELLFSCWDNEPFLSFQGVIQRMIEQQLVTGARLDALKKFSEIFVGLSGADAATMVLERIINKIDYFSYLKDAHDPEDATTKTDNVKELVNAIQAMEERTPSLSLNDFLDEVALLQEHMAQEDVHEYVRLMTLHGAKGLEFNTVILAGLEEGILPSSHSLMSPEGIEEERRLLYVGITRACERLLITHARYRYTYGSMTDQRPSRFLEEVEASDCKFNEALQWGSSQISYYFDQWLAQDNNRHDVGVASVVVESKIPSSNVQHVRPAWRAAQVVNHATFGIGVIQKIEQKTEGTVFLTVKFSNGTKKLDARFVTSAGR